The sequence TAGCCTGAGGAATAAAGATGTAAAGGATGCAATGAGAAAGGCTGCTGGGAAGATTTTGAAAGTGAAATGCATGCATCAGAAATTCAAAATTTAATAGAACTCCTCTCTTATAAATAAAACTGAATGAATGTTCGGGGAAATTACCAGCTATTTAGGCTACAATTCTAACCATATCTATACAGAACTAAGTCCTTATGAATTTTGAGTAGGCATAGTTAGGATTCCACTTAATTATGTGAACATTTCCCCATAGAACCATTATATATATCCTAATTCAAGAAATCAGGAGACAAGGCATGTAAATTGAAAACATTCCACCCTCTTTTGCTTAGAGGTATAAGGCTGTTATGTTGTTGTATATCAGGATATAGATATATACTGTACAAACTGGGATGTCATATAGCAGTTGTGTGCTTAGCATTGCACATCCGCTGGGCTGCCAGAACATACTGGTTCCCTTCGGAATAACAGAAATGAGTGATCACTGGCACATTACTTTTAGCAGCATTAATAGCAAATTCTGTGACCCAGCCAGCCTTATAATGGAAATAAATGCCTACATATTTAAACCACTTAACTTGTTCAATGATGTTTCCCCTTATCACTCACTTATGCACTCTCCATGACTTTGCAAAGACCATGATTGTTGACTTCTCGGAATTTAGTGTGCACTCGCAATACTCCAAAAAGTGTACCAATAAGCGGTTTAATTCTATCTGCGAGTGTGGAAGTACCACCACATCGTCCAAATATAAAAGTTGCAGAACATGTCTTGTGATGGATGTTCGCTTAAAATGAAGTATGCCTATTGGGGGCTCATCTTTTCCCAAAAAATGATGATTGACTAATGGAGATCTGTAATGAAACATCACCAGCTATGTTTTCTATGTttctttaatatatttaataCAGAATTGATACACAGAGGTGGAGGTATGTAATTTAAGACAGAGTCTTCTGTTCCCTGATTATTGAGAGTATAATTCAGGGATCTGATATCCACAACAGAATTCTGGACTCAGTGggcctttgggctgatccagctgggctcttcttattttcttttcattcttcttATTTATAAACATCCATTGGTAGGAATATTTTTAATGCAATGATAATCTAGTAACACAATAATGGCAAAACCAACTTCCCCTCGCAACCACATACACACTAAAAGGTTAGCAATACCACAGAGGCTAGCTTAGTTAGCGAATGAAAAGGTCTTAGCCTGCCACCTAAAAAATGAGCATGATGGTATGTATTTCCCTGTGAAGAACATTCTACAGCCATTCCAAGCTATTCCTTCTGGAGTTAGAAAGGGGAAGAAGTTGTATCTGGACTGAAGTTACAGCAGCTAGTCCATTGATCTGAAGAGTGTTGTGGTAAGTGGCATTATAAATCTCCATTTGGAACAAAACCACCATCAAAGTAGTGGgaaggagaatatatatatataatttcacaCGGGGGttctgttcccacccccaccccatatcaGCAGAGCACGTATATGCATGCCCCACTCCGTTCCATCCACCCTTATTCTACCCTCTTCTTAGTACAAAAGGACCTGCACGTCACCAAACATCAATGCAATTCAcacagattcatttgaatctgaTCACTAGGACTTTGTGCCAGATTGACCCAAAGCCTGAATCTTGAACTGAATCAGGTCAATTTTGAGAGATCCAGGCTTGGACCAAATCAGGTCTGTGCTCAGTCAGGTGGCAGTGGATGAGAATCAGCATCTCCTTCTTCCATGTCCCTCCTGACTGTATGTTTAGTCAGGGGTTTAAGAAGCCCTAATTACACATTAGCTCCGCCCAAAAAAAACTGATTTGGTTGAGATTTGGGTAAGGCAAGTTGTGCCCAGATCAGGTTACAGGTGCAGGGCAGTATTGATCAACTCCCTCCCTGGTCTTCCTATTCCTCCCCCACTAATCTTTAATGCTAAACAAGTTAGCTagcacattttgaaatattttgaaatttgctatccTATTTTTTGCCTTTCTGAAAGCCCGCTTCACCTCTTTATTTCTCAGGCTATATATGAGGGGGTTTACTAGAGGAGGAAGAATTGTATACAAAAGAGAAAAGGCCTTGTTAATTGAAGAGGACTTTGGTAAGAGATACACAGCTGTTAAAGAGCCATAGTAAGTTGAAACAACAATGAGGTGAGAAGAACATGTGGAGAAGGCCTTTTGCCTTCCAGTGGTTGATGAGATTCTTAGGATTGCCCTTATAATGCATATGTAGGATGCTAGAGTCAGTAGAAATGGAGGCATAGTGTATATAAACAGCAATGTTAAATTGACATGCTCTACCAAATTTGTGTCACTGCATGAAAGTTTTTTAAGTGGAACGGAATCGCAGAAGTAATGATCGATTTCGTTGGGGCCACAGTATGTAAGCTGCAGCATAGCGGCCATGATTATGGAAATGCCTATGACACCATTTGTCCAGGACACGGCTGCTAATTGGACACACTTCCTGGTGTTCATAGCTGTTGCATAATGCAGTGGCTTACATATTGCTAAATACCTGTCATAGGACATCACAGAAAGCAAATAACATTCTGCACCCAAACAGTAGCCAAAGAAAAATAACTGCAGGAAGCAGCTCTCAAATGAAATGACCTTTCCATCCCACAAGAGAGTGGTAAGCAATACAGGGATGAGTGTTGAGCTGTAGCAGATCTCTAAACAAGATAGGTTTCCAAGGAAAAAGTACATGGGGGTATGAAGGTGTTGATCACTAACTACAAGCACAAGAATGAGAAGATTCCCTGCCATGGTGACAATGTAGATTGCAAGGAATCCCAGAAACAGAAGGACCTGCAGATTCTTCAGCTCTCGGAATCCCAGAAGTATAAACTGTGTGACATGAGTTTGATTTTCTCTTACAGGCGCTTCCATTCATTTCCTTTGTCTTATGATTCCATTCATAAAGAGGATCTGGGTGCTACAGTAGAATAATCAACACTGTTACTATATTACAAATAACCAAGTTTTCAGAAATTCAGCACATTTGCAATGTAATTCATTTGTTGCACGCTCCTTGCCAGCcctgcatttccacatcactaCAGTTTCAAAACTATTTTTACTGACAATTCTGAAAAACTGACCTCACCTTCAGAAGCAGTTTGGTTAGCAGGAATCAATAGGTGAACCTTTTTGAGACATTAAGATAACCATTATCACCTGCTTATGTTTCTGCAAGAAGTGGGTGTTAAAGGCAGCGTCTTGGCAGATGTTTAAAAACTTAACACCCCAAGCCATGGCTTGAATAAAAATAGAGTTAAAATCAGGAATTCATTTAAGTTAATTACAAATGTAATGTAGAGCTCCTttagtaaattaataataaatgttattgatgcatttaatgtttttttaatgcactgaTGTAAAATATGCAATTCAGTTTGCTTACCATCTGAAAAAGATTATTTGGTCTCAGTGGCATTGTCTAGAATTATTTATGAATCTTTATCTCCATTCAGTTCTTCCACATGAGCAAGTCCTCTCTTTTATATTATTTCACTTGTACATGCAATCACCATCAGCAGCAACTCTGACAGAATACAATAAGTTTTAAGGAGTAAACAAAAACTGGACAACTGGACATAGTCACCACAAATTAGGTCAGGAGTTATAGTGCTGACTGGTTATTTCTTTTGCAATCAGTGAAGGTGCGCTGCATGCTTCCACAGGTGGTGGGTGAGATCACCCTCCCCATATAGAAGGAATCTTCATGCCTAATGTTTGAGAAACAATTTTAATGACTGATAAGAAGACTCACACATATTATCTCTGATTCTTCACCCATTGTATATTATCTCATGAATACTTTATTTGTTGGATGAAAATGGTCTTCCAGACCCACAAGTACTCAAAAAGTAGGGAAAGATGAAAGAAGATAACCTGCACTAAGTTAATTATGAATGTCAAatgtcaaaaaacaaaaacaaaacatgcttCCTACAAAGTGTCAATTGCAATGCCATTCTTTACATATCTGTGGGGAAGTAATCTCCATAATTTTTAGTAGGGTAAGTGAGTATATAATTTGGAGCTGCAATCTATCAAAGAACAGGTTGCCTTCATTTTGGTTATAAAAGTAGTCATAGTCTTTCTgaaacagcaaacaaaatatgTATTAACTAGACAATGAGAATACAAAAAGATAATGGGGGCAAAAGGAAGGCAGCTTTCACAATGATAGTCCAGAGTGTTTTGTAGGCTTCCCAACCATCTGGAGGagtgagaaggaagaggagaaggtaAGGTAAATATCTATTCTGTTCTTGCACCATGGGATATAGCTCTATGATTGTGAtttttggtggttgttgttggtttgttgcttttttaaaaaaaaaaaaacaacaacaaacaaacctactTTCAGATGCACTTGAATGGGACTTGAACAGAACTCTAACCTTCTGTAGCagaagttcatttttaaaaaaatatatatctagttGCATTTTGTTTGTACCTTTATGTGATGAAAAGCACATCCTGttcagtttgattttttaaaagatccagattccattttaaaaaaaataaaatgtttcctTATATTTTCATGGATGGTGTGCCTCAGCCCTCTGTCTTCATGAGCTTATTGTATGATGTGTGAAAAATGAAATGGACACCATTTCGCCTAGTGCGTTATTTATCCTACAACATGCAAACATGGAATCTGTCTCCAGATATTACTAGATGCCTCAGTTTGTAAATCTTCTAGAAATTATATTTAATTGGACATCTCAGGGGGGAAATTTTGAAATAGCAATACAAAAATGGTTTTAGATAATTTTGATGATCTCATTAGGTGATCTTTAGCTTACTGTTTTGGACAATAACTGGGAGATGCAGTCAAGGTGTTATTTCCAAATCATGGAAATGTTTTGTATAACATTTTGAGGAAGCTATCTCTATGACCTTTCATTTCCTGCTCTTACCTAGTCGCCTTTCAACCAAGATACAGATCATATTAGCACTTGCTTAGCATCATCTTCTTCAGGGTTAgggaacacacacatacagatgtTGATGGATTCCAGCCCCTGCTACCCAAAAATGATGGGTACTCAAGCATGGAAGAAGTACAGCATTCATCCCTGAAAGCAAATGAAAATAAAGGAACTTGGAGAATTGAGTCTCGTCTTGAGCAAAGTCACTAGTCAATATTCAATGACAATCATACAAAATCATACAATGACAATCATACACACCTCTAGCACAAGTTATTGATATCTGAATTTAGATTTTAGCTGGCATCCTCAGGAACTACAAAAACTGGTGGGTGGGATTGGTCAGAAATTCAAGATACATGAGAGAAGAgtgaaaatagctttggaagtcTACATTTCATAGAGATCTGATAAGAAACTGTCATTAATGAGTACCGAATGTTGACTTTCCAGTATTGTTTTTGGACCGTACTAGAGGAAAGCATACTAGAGATGAAGGTGTATACAAGgtagaatctagacacatataaaaaacaccatgaaaatgcttttttaaaaaaacgttttgaaaacaaaatactgaatttgccatagctcaccatcgtcatctagtgtcacatttgtttaATGCACTTTATGacacacttaatttttttttatttccagctGCATATTGTGTGCTTAGAGTAATGCATTACTGTCACTTGCTGTGATGCTGAAGGATGCCAGGGTGTTGGAGTTATGTGAGTGCACCAGAAGAGCCAATCTGGAACTCCATCTGGTGCAGCTGTGGAACCCTGACCTTGCCACCTCCCTGCACCACCCTTCATCATCCTCGTAAGAAGCAGGAGCAACACTGTTTGAAAAGTGGCAGCATGACACTGACCCCTATACAATCACTCCTGGGTGTATTTCATTTCACACTGACCATGTGTCAGATATTAtctgtcatgaatgagccagccccCAGGGAAAGTTGGCAACCAACTCCCAGTGAAGGAAGTagccaggaagagagagggttaactgca comes from Podarcis raffonei isolate rPodRaf1 chromosome 13, rPodRaf1.pri, whole genome shotgun sequence and encodes:
- the LOC128400386 gene encoding olfactory receptor 10A7-like; the protein is MEAPVRENQTHVTQFILLGFRELKNLQVLLFLGFLAIYIVTMAGNLLILVLVVSDQHLHTPMYFFLGNLSCLEICYSSTLIPVLLTTLLWDGKVISFESCFLQLFFFGYCLGAECYLLSVMSYDRYLAICKPLHYATAMNTRKCVQLAAVSWTNGVIGISIIMAAMLQLTYCGPNEIDHYFCDSVPLKKLSCSDTNLVEHVNLTLLFIYTMPPFLLTLASYICIIRAILRISSTTGRQKAFSTCSSHLIVVSTYYGSLTAVYLLPKSSSINKAFSLLYTILPPLVNPLIYSLRNKEVKRAFRKAKNRIANFKIFQNVLANLFSIKD